From a region of the Mycoplasma miroungigenitalium genome:
- the rsmD gene encoding 16S rRNA (guanine(966)-N(2))-methyltransferase RsmD, with amino-acid sequence MLRIISGKYRRLLIQQPKTDLTRPTKDNIREAIFNSLRFELEDTIVLDLFAGSGAMGIESLSNNAMKAYFVDINKEAIKTINENLNNLKIHNAEVYKMSAIEFLKTKTGRNFDFIFIDPPYQEYHLLNQCLNLISTNNFLNDLGYLIIETDDINKIIIPENMLIQKTKQYGKTTILFVSNNI; translated from the coding sequence ATGTTAAGAATAATTTCAGGAAAATATCGAAGATTGTTAATACAACAACCTAAAACAGATTTAACCAGACCAACTAAAGACAATATTAGAGAAGCCATCTTCAATTCACTAAGATTTGAATTAGAAGACACTATAGTTCTTGATTTATTTGCTGGCAGCGGTGCTATGGGAATTGAATCTTTAAGCAATAATGCAATGAAGGCATATTTTGTTGATATTAATAAAGAGGCCATAAAAACAATAAATGAAAATTTAAATAATCTAAAAATTCATAATGCTGAAGTCTATAAAATGAGTGCAATTGAGTTTTTAAAGACAAAAACAGGGCGTAATTTTGATTTTATTTTTATTGATCCGCCATATCAAGAATATCATTTGTTAAATCAATGTTTAAACCTAATTTCAACTAATAATTTTTTAAATGATTTAGGTTATTTAATAATTGAAACTGATGATATTAATAAAATTATTATTCCAGAAAACATGCTAATTCAGAAAACTAAACAATATGGCAAAACAACAATTTTGTTTGTTTCAAATAATATTTAA
- a CDS encoding thioredoxin family protein, producing MLYEITEQEYLENVQGKHEKPYVLVFHAIWCPPCRNFKFSLEELAENDGVDVYRVDVDANKQLSQEFAVRNLPTWFVFNKNEVVEQVTGYHTYEELANIVKKYL from the coding sequence ATGTTATACGAAATTACTGAACAAGAATATTTAGAAAACGTTCAAGGCAAACACGAAAAACCTTATGTTTTAGTTTTCCATGCTATATGATGTCCGCCGTGTAGAAATTTTAAATTTTCGTTGGAAGAATTAGCTGAAAATGATGGTGTTGATGTATATCGTGTTGATGTAGATGCTAACAAACAACTTTCTCAAGAGTTCGCTGTTAGAAACTTGCCAACTTGATTTGTTTTTAACAAAAATGAAGTTGTTGAACAAGTTACAGGATACCACACATACGAAGAATTAGCTAACATTGTTAAAAAATACTTATAG
- a CDS encoding alpha/beta fold hydrolase, which yields MLLNYIKYKNKKVPVYLEDNKKDTTILFCHGINSSSDFISKLEPFKKTYNVVAANFIGSKYTQKPNPDEINIEDWINIGKLLLNSIKTKNIIVLGHSMGGVVALNLADDKRVNKVIMMSTVNPTMTENNSYSILKSAIAPTNFVSDVIGKLIVKVSEKFKKTAKLVESFSKKGVWASLLEKVILNKEYLDSLGELYSANAKKMNFVVGSNDAIIGAKHFEKYANELGIPFTIIGKGHSPIKDDPIKANEYLNSFSLNKNRHWWNRFVTIKKHKIEFSSWKDIDDLNTEILEELGE from the coding sequence ATGCTATTAAACTATATTAAATATAAAAATAAAAAAGTTCCCGTTTATTTAGAAGATAATAAAAAAGATACAACAATATTATTTTGTCATGGAATAAATTCAAGTAGTGATTTTATAAGTAAACTTGAACCGTTTAAAAAAACTTATAATGTTGTTGCAGCTAATTTTATTGGTTCGAAATATACTCAAAAACCAAACCCAGACGAAATAAATATCGAAGACTGAATAAATATTGGAAAGTTACTGTTGAATTCTATAAAAACAAAAAATATTATTGTTTTAGGTCATTCGATGGGTGGTGTTGTAGCATTAAATTTAGCAGACGATAAACGTGTCAATAAAGTTATAATGATGTCTACCGTAAATCCCACAATGACTGAAAATAATAGTTATAGTATTTTAAAATCAGCAATAGCACCCACAAATTTTGTATCAGATGTAATCGGAAAGTTAATTGTAAAAGTGAGTGAAAAATTCAAAAAAACAGCTAAATTGGTTGAATCATTTAGTAAAAAAGGTGTGTGAGCCTCCTTACTTGAAAAAGTTATCTTGAATAAAGAATATCTGGATTCATTGGGCGAACTATATTCAGCAAATGCCAAAAAGATGAATTTTGTAGTAGGGTCTAATGATGCAATAATTGGTGCAAAACATTTTGAGAAGTATGCAAACGAACTGGGTATTCCTTTTACCATAATTGGCAAAGGACATTCACCAATCAAGGATGATCCAATAAAGGCAAATGAATATTTAAATTCGTTTTCTTTAAACAAAAATAGACATTGGTGAAACAGATTTGTTACGATTAAAAAACACAAAATTGAATTCAGTAGTTGAAAAGACATCGATGACTTAAATACTGAAATATTAGAAGAATTAGGAGAATAA
- the gyrB gene encoding DNA topoisomerase (ATP-hydrolyzing) subunit B: MSEIKEYGASNIKVLKGLDPVRVRPGMYIGSTGPRGLHHLIWEIVDNSVDECMAGYADKVTITLTNDGYVEIEDNGRGIPTDPHPETGLSTVETVLTVLHAGGKFDSDSYKVSGGLHGVGASVVNALSDDFHVWVKRNGKLHYAHFQNGGHIAQHLTVINSVEADDTGTKVKFHPDFSIMDQHPFDKNVVVDHAKQIAYLNRGLKISVIDQRDNTTNIEFHFEGGIVDYVKELNKGQKLIHPEVIYAEGEYSHGDEPAVAVEVAVQYNEKITSNVVSYANNIITVEGGTHELGFYDALVRLINNYATINSFIKSEDEKFTRDDVKEGIVAIISIKHTEPVFEGQTKGKLGNKDARGAVNKVFSESLERFLNENPNEAKLLIQKVLAARRSRLAGQAARDAARRKTVFDSGSLPGKLADCSSKNAEISELYIVEGNSAGGSAKNGRNRETQAILPLRGKVINVEKNTPSKVFANAEILSLISALGTGVGEEFNINKLRYHKIVIMTDADVDGSHIRTLLLTFFYRYFRPLIEYGFVYIAQPPLFRLQQGKTIKYVYTDQEKEELMAQMNNGQKITVQRYKGLGEMDAEQLWETTMDPDNRKMLQVQIADAARADWTFTTLMGDEVFPRREFIEENAKYVKNIDL, translated from the coding sequence ATGAGCGAAATAAAAGAATATGGCGCCTCGAATATTAAGGTTCTAAAAGGTTTAGATCCTGTCAGAGTGCGTCCTGGAATGTACATCGGTTCAACAGGCCCAAGGGGTTTACACCACTTAATTTGAGAAATCGTCGACAACTCAGTTGATGAATGTATGGCCGGTTACGCCGATAAAGTGACAATAACATTAACCAATGACGGATACGTAGAAATCGAAGATAATGGTAGAGGTATACCTACTGACCCACACCCAGAGACTGGTTTATCAACTGTAGAAACTGTTCTTACCGTACTACACGCCGGTGGTAAATTTGACTCAGATAGCTACAAAGTTTCCGGTGGACTTCACGGTGTTGGTGCTTCGGTCGTAAATGCATTGAGTGACGATTTTCATGTTTGAGTAAAACGGAATGGTAAATTACATTATGCGCACTTCCAAAATGGTGGTCATATTGCTCAACATCTAACAGTAATTAATTCTGTTGAAGCTGATGACACTGGTACTAAAGTTAAATTTCACCCAGATTTCAGTATCATGGATCAACATCCGTTTGATAAAAACGTTGTTGTTGACCACGCTAAACAAATAGCTTATCTAAACCGTGGACTTAAAATCAGTGTAATTGACCAAAGAGATAACACTACTAATATTGAATTCCATTTTGAAGGCGGGATTGTTGACTATGTTAAAGAATTGAATAAAGGTCAAAAATTAATTCACCCAGAAGTCATATATGCTGAAGGCGAATATTCGCACGGCGATGAACCTGCAGTTGCTGTTGAGGTAGCCGTGCAATATAACGAAAAAATTACAAGTAATGTTGTAAGCTACGCAAATAACATCATTACAGTCGAAGGTGGAACACATGAATTAGGTTTCTATGATGCTCTTGTTCGTTTAATTAATAATTACGCAACCATTAATTCGTTTATTAAATCTGAAGATGAAAAATTTACTCGTGATGATGTTAAAGAAGGTATCGTTGCAATTATTTCAATTAAACACACCGAACCTGTCTTTGAAGGTCAAACAAAAGGAAAACTGGGAAATAAAGATGCGCGTGGAGCTGTTAATAAAGTATTTAGCGAATCTCTAGAACGTTTTTTAAACGAAAATCCCAATGAAGCTAAATTATTAATTCAAAAAGTTTTAGCTGCCAGAAGATCTAGATTAGCTGGACAAGCAGCAAGAGATGCTGCACGCCGTAAAACAGTATTTGATTCGGGTTCTTTACCAGGCAAATTAGCTGATTGTTCATCGAAAAATGCTGAAATCAGTGAATTATACATTGTCGAAGGTAATTCAGCCGGTGGATCGGCTAAAAATGGACGTAACAGAGAAACACAGGCTATTTTACCTCTACGTGGTAAAGTTATAAATGTTGAAAAAAATACACCAAGTAAGGTGTTTGCTAATGCTGAAATTCTATCATTAATTTCCGCATTAGGAACTGGAGTTGGCGAAGAATTCAATATTAATAAATTAAGATATCATAAAATTGTTATTATGACTGATGCTGACGTTGACGGTTCACATATTAGAACGTTACTATTAACATTCTTCTATCGTTACTTTAGACCTCTAATTGAGTATGGTTTTGTCTACATTGCTCAACCACCTTTATTTAGACTTCAACAAGGTAAAACTATCAAATATGTTTATACCGATCAAGAAAAAGAAGAACTAATGGCACAAATGAACAATGGACAAAAAATCACCGTTCAACGTTATAAAGGTCTTGGTGAAATGGATGCTGAGCAACTATGAGAAACCACAATGGATCCCGACAATAGAAAAATGTTGCAAGTCCAAATAGCAGACGCTGCTCGTGCTGACTGAACATTCACAACTTTAATGGGTGATGAAGTTTTCCCGCGTCGTGAATTTATTGAAGAAAATGCCAAGTATGTTAAAAATATTGATTTATAA
- the def gene encoding peptide deformylase, whose amino-acid sequence MKYNVKLVKLPNKVLRQKSKDIPIPLRPEDVELAETMIYHIDDSQTEGTIFQPGVGVAAVQYGILKNMFYINTTEIDPLLLNKQPNQIKDVFINPKIIAKSDFKISLEDGEGCLSVGRNISGQEGYVYRANRIVFEAYSYTQKKVVRMDLEGYLAIVAQHELDHLEGKLFIDRINKKNPWNAEPNSRLLS is encoded by the coding sequence ATGAAATACAACGTAAAATTAGTTAAATTGCCAAATAAAGTTCTAAGACAAAAATCTAAAGATATTCCAATTCCATTAAGACCCGAGGATGTAGAATTAGCTGAAACTATGATTTATCATATTGATGATAGTCAAACCGAAGGAACGATATTTCAACCAGGTGTTGGTGTTGCTGCGGTTCAATATGGTATTTTGAAAAATATGTTTTATATAAACACTACCGAAATAGACCCTCTGTTATTGAATAAACAACCAAATCAAATAAAAGATGTATTCATCAATCCCAAAATAATAGCAAAGTCGGACTTTAAAATTTCATTAGAAGATGGTGAAGGTTGTCTAAGTGTCGGACGAAACATAAGTGGCCAAGAAGGTTATGTTTATAGAGCTAACAGAATAGTGTTTGAAGCTTATTCATATACACAGAAAAAGGTTGTAAGAATGGATCTTGAAGGGTATTTAGCAATTGTCGCACAACATGAACTTGACCATCTCGAAGGAAAACTTTTTATCGATAGAATAAACAAAAAAAATCCTTGAAATGCGGAACCCAACTCACGTTTGTTAAGCTAA
- a CDS encoding DUF2179 domain-containing protein, with the protein MENSEKKSEFTSEESKNQKEFIASETKNQVQNVDIFTQEPDSPVSKTVERKNTKYKYTKLSNFVLRLSRFYAPMPMWKLMLITSGFAVVFGIISVFLVKNPGIYNFGAAAFGQATARITNVLLRNNPNITPAIYNVIDHALFWILYIILSIPIFIFGWKKTGKVFTMLTLLFLVVSSLVSFAVGQIPGSDKLYIIGNFSHSDIPDELKNYISSEYWSGKDQMWQLIPLSWNDAGNVIAQIIFGVVYGFLLAFFFAVIAIIGGSAGVTGIIGEYMSVVKQKNFGTINGYINLGILVVAVAIGSYLPGSLLINSFAKGISATDTASIMNSDFFKNMETWFETNKVNLTEFEKGRIIETLQQFKELSWSPAMYFSPNFVSTLISNFVFVFALNKLFPRFKIVQCKVYSPHMSAIKAAIIGDQKTINSFTVTVGEGGYSGSKTKVLSSITLYKQVPRLIKKIRAVDENALITVSNVSSVDGRLYIPDSKF; encoded by the coding sequence ATGGAAAATTCTGAAAAAAAGAGTGAGTTTACCAGTGAGGAAAGCAAAAATCAAAAAGAATTTATTGCTTCAGAAACTAAAAATCAAGTTCAAAATGTCGATATTTTTACTCAAGAACCTGACAGCCCTGTTTCAAAAACTGTTGAACGTAAAAACACAAAATATAAATACACAAAATTGTCTAACTTTGTACTAAGACTCTCAAGATTTTACGCACCAATGCCAATGTGAAAACTTATGTTAATTACATCTGGTTTTGCAGTAGTTTTTGGGATTATTAGTGTGTTTTTAGTTAAAAACCCAGGTATTTATAACTTTGGAGCAGCTGCGTTTGGTCAAGCGACTGCTAGAATTACTAACGTTTTGCTTAGAAATAACCCAAATATTACTCCGGCAATTTATAACGTTATTGACCACGCCTTATTCTGAATCTTATATATTATTTTATCTATTCCTATTTTTATTTTTGGATGGAAAAAGACTGGAAAGGTATTTACAATGCTTACATTACTATTCTTGGTGGTGTCTAGCCTTGTTTCATTTGCTGTTGGGCAAATTCCTGGTTCAGATAAGTTATATATCATCGGAAACTTTTCACACAGCGATATCCCCGATGAATTAAAGAATTATATTTCAAGTGAATATTGATCTGGGAAAGATCAAATGTGACAATTGATTCCTTTAAGCTGAAATGATGCGGGTAACGTAATAGCACAAATTATTTTTGGTGTTGTGTATGGATTCTTGTTAGCATTTTTCTTTGCTGTGATTGCCATAATTGGTGGTTCAGCAGGTGTTACTGGAATTATTGGGGAATACATGTCTGTTGTTAAACAAAAAAACTTTGGAACAATTAATGGATACATTAATCTAGGTATTTTGGTTGTTGCAGTTGCTATTGGTTCATATCTACCAGGAAGCTTATTGATTAATTCATTCGCTAAAGGTATTTCTGCAACTGATACAGCATCAATAATGAACAGTGATTTCTTCAAAAATATGGAAACATGATTCGAAACTAATAAAGTGAACCTTACTGAATTTGAAAAAGGAAGAATTATTGAAACATTGCAACAATTTAAGGAATTAAGTTGGTCTCCAGCAATGTATTTCTCACCTAACTTTGTTTCAACTCTAATCTCTAACTTTGTCTTTGTATTTGCATTGAATAAATTATTTCCAAGATTTAAAATTGTTCAATGTAAAGTTTATTCACCTCATATGTCAGCAATTAAAGCTGCCATTATTGGCGACCAAAAAACAATTAATAGTTTTACAGTAACGGTGGGTGAAGGCGGTTACTCAGGTTCAAAAACCAAGGTATTATCATCAATTACTTTATACAAACAAGTTCCACGTTTAATTAAAAAGATACGTGCAGTTGACGAAAATGCATTGATTACGGTTTCGAATGTATCATCAGTTGATGGTAGATTATATATTCCGGACAGTAAATTTTAA
- a CDS encoding helix-hairpin-helix domain-containing protein, whose amino-acid sequence MNISISYVAKKLNITEGQVETVLNLLADNSTVPFIARYRQQQTGGLDEEAIQKINDLYTYDVELNKRKEAIIEILKEKELLTKDIENKLKKAETKSEVENIYEPFKVGKKTKATEAIALGLEPLALEIMNNIDPKYNPYQDAQKYLNDSVPTIEFAIEQAQYIISQIISQDASTREYVKKQLWNFGQIVTKIKKNAVDENQNFQQYYDYSEKVKTIPNHRVLAISRGENKKILSYDINYNENVILYTLNNIYFKNKKTGKIINEAIKDSLDRLILPSIIREIKADLFARAEKEAVELFANSLENMLLWPAVKNKTVLAIDPAYVNGCKIAVIDPQGNFLTKNIIYPTPPRNEKILSTKIVNQLIDKYNVNVIAIGNGTGSRETEEFISDLLKNRPNSKNEDIAFVVVSEVGASVYSASKIAQEEFPDFSVEERSAVNIGRRFQDPLNELIKIDPKSIGVGQYQHDVNQKDLSKALGFKIDKVVNKVGVDLNTASKTILTYISGLSEKMAENIIEYRNEIKKFKNRNQLKKVKGIGPKAFEQSIGFLRIHDSKNFFDRTSIHPESYKLATEICDYLEIDLDDIDIDTLENQNIEELAKKFNSNVFDVALIIESLKNPTKDIRDEKDGYILKKDVLKAEDVVKGMLIDGSVQSITDFGIFVYIGIKQNVLIHISNMKKHPKHFVKSPADIVKVGDNIKVEIIDNDLERGRIQGKLIYED is encoded by the coding sequence ATGAATATATCAATATCATATGTAGCAAAAAAATTAAACATAACCGAGGGGCAAGTAGAAACAGTTTTAAATTTATTGGCTGATAATTCAACGGTTCCATTTATTGCGCGTTATCGTCAACAACAAACAGGCGGACTCGATGAAGAAGCAATTCAAAAAATAAATGATTTATATACTTACGATGTTGAATTAAACAAACGTAAAGAAGCAATTATTGAAATCCTTAAAGAGAAAGAACTTTTGACTAAAGATATTGAAAATAAACTTAAAAAAGCAGAAACTAAGTCGGAAGTAGAAAATATTTATGAGCCATTTAAAGTTGGTAAAAAAACAAAAGCTACTGAAGCAATCGCCTTAGGTTTGGAACCACTTGCGCTTGAAATAATGAATAATATAGATCCGAAGTACAATCCATATCAAGATGCGCAAAAATATTTAAATGATAGTGTGCCAACTATTGAGTTTGCTATTGAACAAGCTCAATATATAATTAGTCAAATAATTTCTCAGGATGCTTCAACAAGAGAATATGTAAAAAAACAACTCTGAAACTTTGGACAAATCGTTACTAAAATTAAGAAAAATGCAGTTGACGAAAACCAAAATTTTCAACAATATTATGATTATTCAGAAAAAGTCAAAACCATTCCAAATCATAGAGTTCTGGCTATATCTCGTGGAGAAAATAAAAAAATATTATCTTATGACATAAACTATAATGAAAATGTAATTTTATACACGTTAAATAATATTTATTTCAAAAACAAAAAAACCGGAAAAATCATTAACGAAGCAATAAAAGATAGTTTAGACCGCCTAATTCTTCCTTCAATCATTAGAGAAATTAAAGCCGATTTGTTTGCTAGAGCAGAAAAAGAAGCTGTTGAATTGTTTGCTAATAGTTTAGAAAACATGCTGTTATGGCCTGCGGTTAAAAATAAAACAGTGCTGGCAATAGACCCAGCCTATGTTAACGGTTGTAAGATTGCTGTAATTGATCCGCAAGGAAACTTTTTAACAAAAAATATTATCTATCCAACACCTCCAAGAAATGAAAAAATACTTTCCACCAAAATAGTCAACCAATTAATTGACAAATATAATGTTAATGTTATTGCTATTGGGAATGGTACTGGTTCACGAGAAACTGAAGAGTTCATTTCTGACCTATTGAAAAATAGACCTAATAGCAAAAATGAAGACATTGCATTTGTTGTTGTTTCAGAAGTCGGTGCATCTGTTTACTCAGCATCCAAAATTGCACAAGAAGAATTCCCTGATTTTAGTGTAGAAGAACGTTCTGCAGTAAATATTGGGCGCAGATTCCAAGACCCATTAAATGAGTTAATTAAAATTGACCCCAAATCAATTGGAGTGGGACAATATCAGCACGATGTAAATCAGAAAGACTTGTCTAAAGCCTTAGGTTTCAAAATCGATAAAGTCGTCAACAAAGTAGGTGTAGATTTAAACACTGCTTCAAAAACTATTCTTACTTATATTTCTGGATTAAGCGAGAAGATGGCGGAAAATATCATTGAATATAGAAATGAGATTAAAAAATTCAAAAACAGAAATCAATTGAAGAAAGTCAAGGGAATTGGACCAAAAGCTTTTGAACAAAGTATCGGATTTTTAAGAATTCATGATTCTAAGAATTTCTTTGACAGAACATCAATTCACCCAGAGTCATATAAATTAGCTACTGAAATATGCGATTACCTTGAAATAGATTTAGATGATATCGACATCGATACATTGGAAAATCAAAATATTGAAGAACTAGCAAAAAAATTCAATTCCAATGTGTTTGACGTTGCATTAATTATAGAATCACTTAAAAACCCTACCAAAGACATTCGCGACGAGAAAGATGGATATATTTTGAAGAAAGACGTTTTAAAAGCCGAGGATGTTGTAAAAGGTATGCTTATAGACGGAAGCGTACAAAGTATTACTGACTTTGGCATATTCGTGTATATTGGAATTAAACAAAATGTATTAATCCACATAAGCAACATGAAAAAACATCCAAAACATTTCGTTAAATCGCCAGCCGATATTGTTAAAGTCGGAGATAACATTAAAGTTGAAATTATTGATAATGATTTAGAACGTGGACGTATCCAAGGAAAATTAATTTACGAAGACTAA
- the smpB gene encoding SsrA-binding protein, whose translation MKIISDNRRGLHSNTIHEKYEAGIVLQGWEVKSARAGTVQLTNSYCFFKNNELYLSNATFKQFMLVKCDETQDRKLLMHHNELLRLQNKKERMGNATIIPTKIYFNNQSRIKIEIALVTGMNKADKREAIKKRDNDRYLQKVLKNFK comes from the coding sequence ATGAAAATTATAAGCGATAACAGAAGAGGACTGCATAGCAACACAATACACGAAAAATACGAAGCGGGAATAGTTTTACAGGGTTGAGAAGTCAAATCAGCTCGTGCTGGAACTGTACAGTTGACTAATTCATATTGTTTTTTCAAAAATAACGAACTTTATTTAAGTAATGCTACATTCAAACAATTTATGTTAGTTAAATGTGACGAAACGCAAGATCGAAAGTTGTTAATGCACCATAATGAATTACTTAGACTTCAAAACAAAAAAGAAAGAATGGGTAATGCGACAATAATACCCACGAAAATCTATTTTAATAATCAATCAAGAATAAAAATTGAAATTGCTTTGGTAACAGGAATGAATAAAGCTGATAAAAGAGAAGCTATCAAAAAAAGAGATAATGATCGTTATCTTCAAAAGGTTCTTAAAAATTTTAAATAA
- a CDS encoding LacI family DNA-binding transcriptional regulator has translation MRSFSYKDISKLAKVSISTVSRYYNGGYVSKKTRAKIDKVVKEHGYYPNNGARLIKGRSRSIFIIVPEWYENSYTHIMNGIEQGAKKRNKKVFITHSAPEQDEYIETIKYCMAWKPNAIVFFLPKTENEQIIKFIREQVFDSITVVYGEQIEGVNWVDVDVENAFYSVTKTFSDYIEPNQQVIYADDNKLSPRQRELRFSGFHKACDKMKIQYERYFVENKKIHELQKFQKFLIDNKHSNVVCSTHETFINLVSSNDNQLRLTDIGFQSIYDTQKKYKTKIFIDYRKIGEQIEKMIFDTEMAKFNDTYTPGETLSNLFKPMIITQK, from the coding sequence ATGAGAAGTTTTTCATATAAAGATATATCAAAATTAGCAAAAGTTTCTATCAGTACTGTTAGTCGCTATTATAATGGTGGCTACGTAAGTAAAAAAACAAGAGCTAAAATTGATAAAGTAGTTAAAGAACACGGTTATTACCCAAACAATGGTGCGAGACTGATAAAAGGAAGAAGTCGTTCGATATTCATCATTGTTCCTGAATGGTATGAAAATTCATATACCCATATCATGAACGGTATTGAACAGGGAGCAAAAAAACGCAATAAAAAAGTGTTTATTACTCACTCTGCCCCTGAACAAGACGAATATATCGAAACTATTAAATATTGTATGGCGTGAAAACCTAACGCGATTGTTTTCTTTTTACCTAAAACCGAAAATGAACAAATTATTAAATTTATCAGAGAACAAGTATTTGACTCTATAACGGTTGTATACGGCGAACAAATCGAAGGAGTTAACTGAGTTGACGTTGATGTGGAAAATGCGTTTTATTCTGTCACAAAAACGTTTTCTGATTATATCGAACCAAATCAACAGGTTATATATGCTGATGATAATAAGTTATCTCCAAGACAAAGAGAACTAAGATTTTCAGGTTTCCATAAAGCCTGCGATAAAATGAAGATTCAATATGAACGTTATTTTGTTGAAAATAAAAAAATACACGAATTACAAAAATTCCAAAAATTCTTAATTGATAACAAACACTCAAATGTTGTTTGTTCAACACATGAAACTTTCATTAACCTAGTGTCATCTAACGATAACCAACTAAGATTAACGGACATTGGTTTTCAATCAATTTATGACACTCAAAAGAAATATAAAACTAAAATTTTTATTGATTACCGCAAAATAGGTGAGCAAATCGAAAAAATGATATTTGACACTGAAATGGCCAAATTCAATGACACCTACACTCCAGGTGAGACGTTATCAAATTTATTCAAGCCAATGATCATTACACAAAAATAA